A window from Leptothermofonsia sichuanensis E412 encodes these proteins:
- the katG gene encoding catalase/peroxidase HPI, whose protein sequence is MSGESKCPFMSGIQKVTSGHGTSNRDWWPNQLNLHILHQHSSKSNPMGEAFNYAEAFKSLDYAALKADIFELMTTSQDWWPADYGHYGPLFIRMAWHSAGTYRIGDGRGGGGTGNQRFAPINSWPDNANLDKARMLLWPIKQKYGQKISWADLMILAGNCALESMGFKTLGFAGGRPDIWEPEEDIYWGSETEWLGDKRYTGDRELEDPLAAVQMGLIYVNPQGPNGNPDPVAAGRDIRETFGRMAMNDEETVALTVGGHTFGKCHGAGDAALVGPEPEAASIEEQGLGWKNSFGTGKGPHTITSGIEGAWTTNPIRWDNNYLENLFGYEWELVKSPAGAYQWTPKDGAGAGTVPDAHDPSKRHAPIMTTADMAMKMDPIYEPIARRFLEHPEELEVAFARAWFKLTHRDMGPRSRYLGPEVPAEEFLWQDPVPPVTHELIDEQDIAALKDKILASGLSVSQLVSTAWASASTFRGSDMRGGANGARIRLAPQKDWEVNQPAQLATVLKTLEGIQQEFNNAQSGQGGGLLGGIQKAFSKSQPSNKRVSLADLIVLGGCVGVEQAAKNAGYNVTVPFKPGRTDASQEQTDVESFAPLEPKADGFRNYLKAGLTLSAEELLVDRAQLLTLTAPEMTVLVGGMRVLNTNFGGTQHGVFTKRPETLTNDFFVNLLDFGTTWKATSDAQDVFEGRDRKTGELKWTGTRVDLIFGSNSQLRALAEVYGCQDSQPKFVHDFVAAWDKVMNLDRFDLA, encoded by the coding sequence ATGAGCGGCGAAAGCAAATGCCCATTCATGAGTGGAATTCAAAAAGTCACGTCTGGCCATGGCACGTCTAACCGAGATTGGTGGCCAAATCAGTTGAACCTGCACATACTTCATCAGCACTCATCCAAGTCCAATCCCATGGGTGAGGCATTCAACTACGCTGAGGCGTTCAAGAGCCTTGACTATGCTGCCCTGAAGGCAGATATCTTCGAGTTGATGACCACCTCCCAGGACTGGTGGCCAGCCGACTACGGTCACTATGGACCACTCTTCATCCGGATGGCCTGGCACAGTGCCGGCACCTATCGCATTGGCGACGGGCGTGGCGGCGGCGGCACTGGTAACCAGCGGTTTGCGCCAATCAACAGTTGGCCCGACAACGCCAACCTCGACAAAGCCCGCATGTTGCTCTGGCCAATCAAGCAGAAATACGGCCAGAAGATCTCCTGGGCTGACCTGATGATCCTCGCTGGCAACTGCGCTCTGGAGTCGATGGGATTTAAAACGTTAGGCTTCGCGGGCGGGCGTCCAGACATTTGGGAGCCTGAAGAAGATATTTACTGGGGGTCTGAAACCGAATGGCTGGGCGACAAGCGCTACACTGGCGATCGCGAACTGGAAGATCCACTGGCTGCCGTGCAAATGGGACTGATCTATGTGAATCCGCAGGGACCAAATGGCAATCCTGATCCGGTCGCTGCGGGCCGGGATATTCGTGAAACCTTCGGGCGAATGGCCATGAATGACGAGGAAACTGTGGCACTCACAGTCGGTGGCCATACCTTCGGTAAATGCCACGGTGCTGGGGATGCGGCACTGGTGGGTCCGGAGCCTGAGGCCGCCAGCATCGAAGAACAGGGCCTTGGCTGGAAAAACAGCTTCGGTACCGGCAAAGGCCCTCATACAATCACCAGCGGCATCGAAGGTGCCTGGACCACCAACCCGATCAGGTGGGACAACAACTACCTCGAAAATCTATTCGGCTATGAGTGGGAACTGGTGAAAAGTCCTGCCGGTGCGTATCAGTGGACACCTAAAGACGGTGCTGGCGCGGGTACTGTCCCGGACGCCCACGATCCATCCAAGCGCCATGCCCCCATCATGACCACGGCAGACATGGCTATGAAAATGGATCCTATCTACGAGCCGATCGCGCGGCGCTTCCTGGAACATCCTGAGGAGCTTGAAGTGGCGTTCGCCCGGGCCTGGTTCAAGCTCACCCATCGTGACATGGGACCCCGCTCCCGCTATCTCGGACCAGAAGTCCCGGCAGAAGAGTTCCTGTGGCAAGATCCTGTCCCTCCCGTCACCCATGAATTGATTGATGAGCAGGATATCGCTGCCCTCAAGGACAAGATCCTGGCTTCGGGCCTGTCCGTTTCCCAACTGGTTTCAACAGCCTGGGCTTCAGCGTCCACCTTCCGCGGGTCTGATATGCGCGGTGGAGCAAACGGGGCACGTATTCGGCTCGCACCGCAGAAAGATTGGGAAGTCAACCAGCCTGCTCAACTGGCCACAGTGCTGAAAACGCTTGAAGGCATCCAACAGGAGTTCAACAACGCCCAGTCCGGTCAGGGGGGTGGACTTTTGGGGGGCATCCAGAAAGCCTTCAGTAAGTCGCAGCCGAGCAATAAGCGGGTTTCCCTGGCTGATCTGATTGTACTGGGCGGCTGTGTCGGAGTCGAGCAGGCGGCGAAAAATGCCGGGTATAATGTCACGGTTCCCTTCAAGCCAGGACGGACAGATGCATCACAAGAGCAAACGGATGTGGAATCCTTTGCTCCCCTTGAGCCTAAGGCGGATGGATTCCGCAACTATCTCAAAGCTGGACTGACTTTATCTGCGGAAGAGTTGCTGGTGGACCGGGCCCAGTTGCTGACGCTGACTGCGCCTGAAATGACGGTTCTGGTCGGTGGAATGCGGGTTCTGAATACCAACTTTGGTGGAACCCAGCACGGTGTCTTCACCAAACGCCCAGAGACGTTGACCAATGACTTCTTCGTGAACCTGCTTGACTTTGGCACGACATGGAAAGCAACCTCTGATGCGCAAGATGTGTTCGAGGGACGCGATCGCAAAACTGGCGAACTTAAGTGGACCGGCACCCGTGTTGACCTCATCTTTGGTTCAAACTCTCAACTCCGCGCCCTGGCCGAAGTCTACGGATGTCAGGACTCGCAGCCAAAGTTTGTGCATGACTTTGTGGCGGCATGGGACAAGGTGATGAACCTTGATCGTTTCGATCTCGCCTAG